From a region of the Daphnia pulicaria isolate SC F1-1A chromosome 1, SC_F0-13Bv2, whole genome shotgun sequence genome:
- the LOC124340812 gene encoding zinc finger protein 184-like isoform X3, protein MMSAKCYVKGCKSGYESCKEKVHFFRPKEEKTVHLWQKFIGRNDLKLEKFHSVCHKHFDDADIVKTTTVRGKDRPTVVSDSLPWRLVGGAIPKHYLGNYVQQFRKIAVRTLALKDGATTTVPEIIVLDEVTVNPPKANHSSVEPILPERSPGVPKKTHSNRKESLVPSSSPRVQLEKNSSQNIEEYDNLTLKITLNPKETVLPLSTSTIGNFIKLAHPIRSNLTRPTSQVPVSYEIRNTPQNKQQSSINQVLQQSVTSLNQGPSPQVSQQELILRPILPTAEDFGQVKLAVSRRELLNPKEAILPPSWSWQECFLQKKQLICSKFKWLDENNFEYTKSIIVGEYAYVSDMSISTHTVRYFVRGRQVFPKTLKYQCSTVSELTTLLKFYDDIPECLGYSDPKLLGSSPPLNPPQTNRSKNCLLLASERSNYCTECLSIMPQTIKRSLVKNSNNISNSSNLPSTNVNVIGPCNTITPVDLSADPLLIPIDSCNICEIGEDELTVENRPNEDYRGDDPSEPNAQNHGGSHSELSDLESEDSSSVIIESDSEYSPDGIVESDSEYSLNGSSSIENEIDVDDDGDFALAQCYLQNEVVIKRRFQRKYLRYSWMLNKRKEIARSILKASKELEQKCRNETLRLPATKKSGPKKQCNECGKMIHAKGFQDHLKMHSGIKSHLCEQCGRAFVFRSNLNSHIRLNHRGEERTKPPKKQCNECGKMIHAKGFQDHLKMHSGIKSHLCEQCGRAFVFRSSLNSHIRLNHRGEERTKPLKKFVCSTCGHTVSSKQRLGNHERIHADERPFECKYCDKKFREKGTLVRHIRTHTGERPFGCNICGKSYRSRSAYVLHYKSRHETKENEIVKGQVEDFSLRKRVKIDYRCEYCGKEFCQGRMLAYEKHLTTHTGIPAAIRCTQPDCEFTYSNLMQLKEHMLSQHPEKAYTCDVCKKIFLTKQMLTDHKSMHDPSRGYQCSYCPVKLTVKGSLIAHEKRHTRETPHECTFCEMRFHSTYLLQIHLRTHQPSQLKRKRYRKPVEK, encoded by the exons AT GATGAGTGCCAAATGCTATGTAAAGGGTTGCAAATCTGGATATGAATCATGCAAAGAAAAAGTACATTTTTTCAGACCTAAGGAAGAGAAAACAGTACACCTTTGGCAGAAATTTATTGGTCGGAATGATCTGAAACTCGAAAAGTTTCACTCAGTTTGTCACAAGCACTTTGATGATGCAGATattgtaaaaacaacaactgttCGGGGTAAAGATAGACCAACAGTAGTTAGTGATTCATTACCTTGGCGGCTTGTAGGTGGAGCCATCCCCAAACATTATCTTG GGAACTATGTGCAACAATTTAGGAAAATTGCTGTGAGGACATTGGCTCTTAAGGATGGGGCAACTACTACTGTGCCTGAAATCATTGTTTTAGATGAAGTCACTGTGAACCCACCAAAAGCGAACCACAGCAGTGTAGAACCTATTCTTCCTGAGAGATCTCCAGGTGTTCCAAAGAAAACCCACAGTAACAGAAAAGAATCTCTAGTGCCATCTTCATCACCAAGGGTGCagttagaaaaaaatagtagTCAAAACATTGAAGAATATGACAATTTAACATTGAAAATCACCTTAAATCCTAAAGAAACGGTCCTTCCACTTTCAACATCAACCATaggaaattttataaaattggcACATCCAATCAGAAGTAATTTAACAAGACCAACATCTCAAGTTCCTGTTAGTTATGAGATCAGAAATACCCCTCAAAACAAGCAACAGTCATCAATTAACCAAGTTTTGCAACAAAGTGTCACTTCACTTAATCAAGGTCCCTCGCCACAGGTTTCACAACAAGAACTAATATTAAGACCTATTTTACCGACTGCTGAAGATTTTGGTCAAGTCAAACTCGCTGTTTCACGCCGGGAATTGTTAAACCCTAAAGAAGCTATCCTTCCTCCATCATGGTCCTGGCAAGAatgttttcttcagaaaaaacaattgatttgTTCCAAGTTTAAATGGCTAGATGAAAACAACTTCGAGTACACCAAGTCCATAATAGTGGGCGAGTACGCATATGtcagtgatatgagtatttcTACACATACTGTTCGTTATTTCGTCCGAGGTCGACAAGTTTTCCCCAAAACTCTCAAGTATCAATGCTCAACGGTCAGTGAACTCACCACGTTATTGAAGTTTTACGACGACATTCCAGAGTGTCTCGGCTATTCTGATCCGAAATTACTTGGATCCTCACCACCTTTAAATCCTCCGCAAACTAATCGGTCGAAAAATTGTCTGTTGCTTGCTTCGGAGAGAAGCAATTATTGCACCGAATGTCTATCAATAATGCCTCAAACAATTAAACGAAGCTTAGTgaaaaacagcaacaacatatCCAATTCAAGTAATCTTCCTTCAAcaaatgtaaatgttattGGACCGTGCAACACGATAACTCCAGTTGACCTAAGCGCGGACCCACTTCTGATACCAATCGACAGTTGTAATATTTGTGAAATCGGTGAGGACGAATTGACCGTCGAAAATAGACCAAATGAAGATTATCGTGGCGACGATCCGAGTGAACCAAACGCCCAGAATCATGGGGGATCGCATAGTGAACTCAGTGACTTGGAAAGTGAAGATTCGTCTAGTGTTATCATTGAATCAGATAGTGAATACTCACCGGATGGAATTGTGGAGTCAGACAGTGAATATTCGCTAAATGGAAGCAGCagcattgaaaatgaaattgacgtAGATGACGACGGCGATTTTGCTTTGGCGCAGTGCTATTTGCAGAATGAAGTTGTGATAAAACGACGATTTCAAAGGAAATATCTGCGGTATTCATGGATGCTCAACAA gagaaaagaaatagctCGTTCAATTCTAAAGGCATCGAAAGAACTTGAGCAGAAATGTCGAAATGAAACACTAAGGCTCCCAGCTACCAAGAAATCTGGCC CCAAAAAACAGTGCAACGAGTGCGGCAAAATGATTCACGCCAAGGGATTTCAAGATCATCTGAAAATGCACAGTGGAatcaaatctcatttgtgtgaACAATGTGGTCGAGCGTTTGTGTTTAGATCTAACCTAAACTCTCACATTCGGTTGAATCATCGTGGAGAGGAACGTACGAAACCCC CCAAAAAACAGTGCAACGAGTGCGGCAAAATGATTCACGCCAAGGGATTTCAAGATCATCTGAAAATGCACAGTGGAatcaaatctcatttgtgtgaACAATGTGGTCGAGCGTTTGTGTTTAGATCTAGCCTAAACTCTCACATTCGGTTGAATCATCGTGGAGAGGAACGTACGAAACCCCTCAAAAAGTTCGTGTGCAGCACTTGTGGACATACTGTAAGTTCGAAACAACGTTTGGGTAATCACGAAAGGATCCATGCAGATGAAAGG cCATTCGAGTGTAAATACTGTGACAAGAAATTTCGAGAGAAAGGAACTCTTGTTCGCCATATTCG TACCCATACAGGCGAGAGACCCTTTGGATGCAATATTTGCGGAAAATCTTATCGTTCAAG ATCCGCCTACGTCCTCCACTATAAGAGTAGACATGAAACGAAGGAAAATGAAATAGTAAAGGGACAGGTTGaaga TTTCAGCCTAAGGAAACGCGTCAAAATCGATTATCGCTGCGAGTACTGtggaaaagaattttgtcAGGGACGAATGTTGGCTTACGAAAAGCACCTTACCACTCACACTGGAATTCCTGCAGCTATTCGTTGCACACAGCCAGACTGTGAATTCACTTACTCGAATTTGATGCAGCTCAAG GAACACATGCTGTCACAACATCCCGAAAAAGCATACACTTGTGACGTTTGCAAGAAAATTTTTCTGACGAAGCAGATGCTGACGGATCATAAG TCTATGCATGACCCATCTCGAGGTTATCAGTGTTCTTATTGTCCTGTAAAGTTGACAGTTAAG GGAAGTCTGATTGCACACGAAAAGCGCCATACCCGTGAAACTCCGCACGAATGTACCTTTTGCGAAATGCGTTTCCATAGCACTTACTTGCTGCAGATTCACTTGCGCACTCATCAGCCTAGTCAGCTCAAAAGAAAGCGATATAGAAAACCGGTTGAAAAGTAA
- the LOC124340812 gene encoding zinc finger protein 184-like isoform X2 encodes MYVNGKQFEMSAKCYVKGCKSGYESCKEKVHFFRPKEEKTVHLWQKFIGRNDLKLEKFHSVCHKHFDDADIVKTTTVRGKDRPTVVSDSLPWRLVGGAIPKHYLGNYVQQFRKIAVRTLALKDGATTTVPEIIVLDEVTVNPPKANHSSVEPILPERSPGVPKKTHSNRKESLVPSSSPRVQLEKNSSQNIEEYDNLTLKITLNPKETVLPLSTSTIGNFIKLAHPIRSNLTRPTSQVPVSYEIRNTPQNKQQSSINQVLQQSVTSLNQGPSPQVSQQELILRPILPTAEDFGQVKLAVSRRELLNPKEAILPPSWSWQECFLQKKQLICSKFKWLDENNFEYTKSIIVGEYAYVSDMSISTHTVRYFVRGRQVFPKTLKYQCSTVSELTTLLKFYDDIPECLGYSDPKLLGSSPPLNPPQTNRSKNCLLLASERSNYCTECLSIMPQTIKRSLVKNSNNISNSSNLPSTNVNVIGPCNTITPVDLSADPLLIPIDSCNICEIGEDELTVENRPNEDYRGDDPSEPNAQNHGGSHSELSDLESEDSSSVIIESDSEYSPDGIVESDSEYSLNGSSSIENEIDVDDDGDFALAQCYLQNEVVIKRRFQRKYLRYSWMLNKRKEIARSILKASKELEQKCRNETLRLPATKKSGPKKQCNECGKMIHAKGFQDHLKMHSGIKSHLCEQCGRAFVFRSNLNSHIRLNHRGEEPKKQCNECGKMIHAKGFQDHLKMHSGIKSHLCEQCGRAFVFRSSLNSHIRLNHRGEERTKPLKKFVCSTCGHTVSSKQRLGNHERIHADERPFECKYCDKKFREKGTLVRHIRTHTGERPFGCNICGKSYRSRSAYVLHYKSRHETKENEIVKGQVEDFSLRKRVKIDYRCEYCGKEFCQGRMLAYEKHLTTHTGIPAAIRCTQPDCEFTYSNLMQLKEHMLSQHPEKAYTCDVCKKIFLTKQMLTDHKSMHDPSRGYQCSYCPVKLTVKGSLIAHEKRHTRETPHECTFCEMRFHSTYLLQIHLRTHQPSQLKRKRYRKPVEK; translated from the exons GATGAGTGCCAAATGCTATGTAAAGGGTTGCAAATCTGGATATGAATCATGCAAAGAAAAAGTACATTTTTTCAGACCTAAGGAAGAGAAAACAGTACACCTTTGGCAGAAATTTATTGGTCGGAATGATCTGAAACTCGAAAAGTTTCACTCAGTTTGTCACAAGCACTTTGATGATGCAGATattgtaaaaacaacaactgttCGGGGTAAAGATAGACCAACAGTAGTTAGTGATTCATTACCTTGGCGGCTTGTAGGTGGAGCCATCCCCAAACATTATCTTG GGAACTATGTGCAACAATTTAGGAAAATTGCTGTGAGGACATTGGCTCTTAAGGATGGGGCAACTACTACTGTGCCTGAAATCATTGTTTTAGATGAAGTCACTGTGAACCCACCAAAAGCGAACCACAGCAGTGTAGAACCTATTCTTCCTGAGAGATCTCCAGGTGTTCCAAAGAAAACCCACAGTAACAGAAAAGAATCTCTAGTGCCATCTTCATCACCAAGGGTGCagttagaaaaaaatagtagTCAAAACATTGAAGAATATGACAATTTAACATTGAAAATCACCTTAAATCCTAAAGAAACGGTCCTTCCACTTTCAACATCAACCATaggaaattttataaaattggcACATCCAATCAGAAGTAATTTAACAAGACCAACATCTCAAGTTCCTGTTAGTTATGAGATCAGAAATACCCCTCAAAACAAGCAACAGTCATCAATTAACCAAGTTTTGCAACAAAGTGTCACTTCACTTAATCAAGGTCCCTCGCCACAGGTTTCACAACAAGAACTAATATTAAGACCTATTTTACCGACTGCTGAAGATTTTGGTCAAGTCAAACTCGCTGTTTCACGCCGGGAATTGTTAAACCCTAAAGAAGCTATCCTTCCTCCATCATGGTCCTGGCAAGAatgttttcttcagaaaaaacaattgatttgTTCCAAGTTTAAATGGCTAGATGAAAACAACTTCGAGTACACCAAGTCCATAATAGTGGGCGAGTACGCATATGtcagtgatatgagtatttcTACACATACTGTTCGTTATTTCGTCCGAGGTCGACAAGTTTTCCCCAAAACTCTCAAGTATCAATGCTCAACGGTCAGTGAACTCACCACGTTATTGAAGTTTTACGACGACATTCCAGAGTGTCTCGGCTATTCTGATCCGAAATTACTTGGATCCTCACCACCTTTAAATCCTCCGCAAACTAATCGGTCGAAAAATTGTCTGTTGCTTGCTTCGGAGAGAAGCAATTATTGCACCGAATGTCTATCAATAATGCCTCAAACAATTAAACGAAGCTTAGTgaaaaacagcaacaacatatCCAATTCAAGTAATCTTCCTTCAAcaaatgtaaatgttattGGACCGTGCAACACGATAACTCCAGTTGACCTAAGCGCGGACCCACTTCTGATACCAATCGACAGTTGTAATATTTGTGAAATCGGTGAGGACGAATTGACCGTCGAAAATAGACCAAATGAAGATTATCGTGGCGACGATCCGAGTGAACCAAACGCCCAGAATCATGGGGGATCGCATAGTGAACTCAGTGACTTGGAAAGTGAAGATTCGTCTAGTGTTATCATTGAATCAGATAGTGAATACTCACCGGATGGAATTGTGGAGTCAGACAGTGAATATTCGCTAAATGGAAGCAGCagcattgaaaatgaaattgacgtAGATGACGACGGCGATTTTGCTTTGGCGCAGTGCTATTTGCAGAATGAAGTTGTGATAAAACGACGATTTCAAAGGAAATATCTGCGGTATTCATGGATGCTCAACAA gagaaaagaaatagctCGTTCAATTCTAAAGGCATCGAAAGAACTTGAGCAGAAATGTCGAAATGAAACACTAAGGCTCCCAGCTACCAAGAAATCTGGCC CCAAAAAACAGTGCAACGAGTGCGGCAAAATGATTCACGCCAAGGGATTTCAAGATCATCTGAAAATGCACAGTGGAatcaaatctcatttgtgtgaACAATGTGGTCGAGCGTTTGTGTTTAGATCTAACCTAAACTCTCACATTCGGTTGAATCATCGTGGAGAGGAAC CCAAAAAACAGTGCAACGAGTGCGGCAAAATGATTCACGCCAAGGGATTTCAAGATCATCTGAAAATGCACAGTGGAatcaaatctcatttgtgtgaACAATGTGGTCGAGCGTTTGTGTTTAGATCTAGCCTAAACTCTCACATTCGGTTGAATCATCGTGGAGAGGAACGTACGAAACCCCTCAAAAAGTTCGTGTGCAGCACTTGTGGACATACTGTAAGTTCGAAACAACGTTTGGGTAATCACGAAAGGATCCATGCAGATGAAAGG cCATTCGAGTGTAAATACTGTGACAAGAAATTTCGAGAGAAAGGAACTCTTGTTCGCCATATTCG TACCCATACAGGCGAGAGACCCTTTGGATGCAATATTTGCGGAAAATCTTATCGTTCAAG ATCCGCCTACGTCCTCCACTATAAGAGTAGACATGAAACGAAGGAAAATGAAATAGTAAAGGGACAGGTTGaaga TTTCAGCCTAAGGAAACGCGTCAAAATCGATTATCGCTGCGAGTACTGtggaaaagaattttgtcAGGGACGAATGTTGGCTTACGAAAAGCACCTTACCACTCACACTGGAATTCCTGCAGCTATTCGTTGCACACAGCCAGACTGTGAATTCACTTACTCGAATTTGATGCAGCTCAAG GAACACATGCTGTCACAACATCCCGAAAAAGCATACACTTGTGACGTTTGCAAGAAAATTTTTCTGACGAAGCAGATGCTGACGGATCATAAG TCTATGCATGACCCATCTCGAGGTTATCAGTGTTCTTATTGTCCTGTAAAGTTGACAGTTAAG GGAAGTCTGATTGCACACGAAAAGCGCCATACCCGTGAAACTCCGCACGAATGTACCTTTTGCGAAATGCGTTTCCATAGCACTTACTTGCTGCAGATTCACTTGCGCACTCATCAGCCTAGTCAGCTCAAAAGAAAGCGATATAGAAAACCGGTTGAAAAGTAA
- the LOC124340812 gene encoding zinc finger protein 184-like isoform X1, whose protein sequence is MYVNGKQFEMSAKCYVKGCKSGYESCKEKVHFFRPKEEKTVHLWQKFIGRNDLKLEKFHSVCHKHFDDADIVKTTTVRGKDRPTVVSDSLPWRLVGGAIPKHYLGNYVQQFRKIAVRTLALKDGATTTVPEIIVLDEVTVNPPKANHSSVEPILPERSPGVPKKTHSNRKESLVPSSSPRVQLEKNSSQNIEEYDNLTLKITLNPKETVLPLSTSTIGNFIKLAHPIRSNLTRPTSQVPVSYEIRNTPQNKQQSSINQVLQQSVTSLNQGPSPQVSQQELILRPILPTAEDFGQVKLAVSRRELLNPKEAILPPSWSWQECFLQKKQLICSKFKWLDENNFEYTKSIIVGEYAYVSDMSISTHTVRYFVRGRQVFPKTLKYQCSTVSELTTLLKFYDDIPECLGYSDPKLLGSSPPLNPPQTNRSKNCLLLASERSNYCTECLSIMPQTIKRSLVKNSNNISNSSNLPSTNVNVIGPCNTITPVDLSADPLLIPIDSCNICEIGEDELTVENRPNEDYRGDDPSEPNAQNHGGSHSELSDLESEDSSSVIIESDSEYSPDGIVESDSEYSLNGSSSIENEIDVDDDGDFALAQCYLQNEVVIKRRFQRKYLRYSWMLNKRKEIARSILKASKELEQKCRNETLRLPATKKSGPKKQCNECGKMIHAKGFQDHLKMHSGIKSHLCEQCGRAFVFRSNLNSHIRLNHRGEERTKPPKKQCNECGKMIHAKGFQDHLKMHSGIKSHLCEQCGRAFVFRSSLNSHIRLNHRGEERTKPLKKFVCSTCGHTVSSKQRLGNHERIHADERPFECKYCDKKFREKGTLVRHIRTHTGERPFGCNICGKSYRSRSAYVLHYKSRHETKENEIVKGQVEDFSLRKRVKIDYRCEYCGKEFCQGRMLAYEKHLTTHTGIPAAIRCTQPDCEFTYSNLMQLKEHMLSQHPEKAYTCDVCKKIFLTKQMLTDHKSMHDPSRGYQCSYCPVKLTVKGSLIAHEKRHTRETPHECTFCEMRFHSTYLLQIHLRTHQPSQLKRKRYRKPVEK, encoded by the exons GATGAGTGCCAAATGCTATGTAAAGGGTTGCAAATCTGGATATGAATCATGCAAAGAAAAAGTACATTTTTTCAGACCTAAGGAAGAGAAAACAGTACACCTTTGGCAGAAATTTATTGGTCGGAATGATCTGAAACTCGAAAAGTTTCACTCAGTTTGTCACAAGCACTTTGATGATGCAGATattgtaaaaacaacaactgttCGGGGTAAAGATAGACCAACAGTAGTTAGTGATTCATTACCTTGGCGGCTTGTAGGTGGAGCCATCCCCAAACATTATCTTG GGAACTATGTGCAACAATTTAGGAAAATTGCTGTGAGGACATTGGCTCTTAAGGATGGGGCAACTACTACTGTGCCTGAAATCATTGTTTTAGATGAAGTCACTGTGAACCCACCAAAAGCGAACCACAGCAGTGTAGAACCTATTCTTCCTGAGAGATCTCCAGGTGTTCCAAAGAAAACCCACAGTAACAGAAAAGAATCTCTAGTGCCATCTTCATCACCAAGGGTGCagttagaaaaaaatagtagTCAAAACATTGAAGAATATGACAATTTAACATTGAAAATCACCTTAAATCCTAAAGAAACGGTCCTTCCACTTTCAACATCAACCATaggaaattttataaaattggcACATCCAATCAGAAGTAATTTAACAAGACCAACATCTCAAGTTCCTGTTAGTTATGAGATCAGAAATACCCCTCAAAACAAGCAACAGTCATCAATTAACCAAGTTTTGCAACAAAGTGTCACTTCACTTAATCAAGGTCCCTCGCCACAGGTTTCACAACAAGAACTAATATTAAGACCTATTTTACCGACTGCTGAAGATTTTGGTCAAGTCAAACTCGCTGTTTCACGCCGGGAATTGTTAAACCCTAAAGAAGCTATCCTTCCTCCATCATGGTCCTGGCAAGAatgttttcttcagaaaaaacaattgatttgTTCCAAGTTTAAATGGCTAGATGAAAACAACTTCGAGTACACCAAGTCCATAATAGTGGGCGAGTACGCATATGtcagtgatatgagtatttcTACACATACTGTTCGTTATTTCGTCCGAGGTCGACAAGTTTTCCCCAAAACTCTCAAGTATCAATGCTCAACGGTCAGTGAACTCACCACGTTATTGAAGTTTTACGACGACATTCCAGAGTGTCTCGGCTATTCTGATCCGAAATTACTTGGATCCTCACCACCTTTAAATCCTCCGCAAACTAATCGGTCGAAAAATTGTCTGTTGCTTGCTTCGGAGAGAAGCAATTATTGCACCGAATGTCTATCAATAATGCCTCAAACAATTAAACGAAGCTTAGTgaaaaacagcaacaacatatCCAATTCAAGTAATCTTCCTTCAAcaaatgtaaatgttattGGACCGTGCAACACGATAACTCCAGTTGACCTAAGCGCGGACCCACTTCTGATACCAATCGACAGTTGTAATATTTGTGAAATCGGTGAGGACGAATTGACCGTCGAAAATAGACCAAATGAAGATTATCGTGGCGACGATCCGAGTGAACCAAACGCCCAGAATCATGGGGGATCGCATAGTGAACTCAGTGACTTGGAAAGTGAAGATTCGTCTAGTGTTATCATTGAATCAGATAGTGAATACTCACCGGATGGAATTGTGGAGTCAGACAGTGAATATTCGCTAAATGGAAGCAGCagcattgaaaatgaaattgacgtAGATGACGACGGCGATTTTGCTTTGGCGCAGTGCTATTTGCAGAATGAAGTTGTGATAAAACGACGATTTCAAAGGAAATATCTGCGGTATTCATGGATGCTCAACAA gagaaaagaaatagctCGTTCAATTCTAAAGGCATCGAAAGAACTTGAGCAGAAATGTCGAAATGAAACACTAAGGCTCCCAGCTACCAAGAAATCTGGCC CCAAAAAACAGTGCAACGAGTGCGGCAAAATGATTCACGCCAAGGGATTTCAAGATCATCTGAAAATGCACAGTGGAatcaaatctcatttgtgtgaACAATGTGGTCGAGCGTTTGTGTTTAGATCTAACCTAAACTCTCACATTCGGTTGAATCATCGTGGAGAGGAACGTACGAAACCCC CCAAAAAACAGTGCAACGAGTGCGGCAAAATGATTCACGCCAAGGGATTTCAAGATCATCTGAAAATGCACAGTGGAatcaaatctcatttgtgtgaACAATGTGGTCGAGCGTTTGTGTTTAGATCTAGCCTAAACTCTCACATTCGGTTGAATCATCGTGGAGAGGAACGTACGAAACCCCTCAAAAAGTTCGTGTGCAGCACTTGTGGACATACTGTAAGTTCGAAACAACGTTTGGGTAATCACGAAAGGATCCATGCAGATGAAAGG cCATTCGAGTGTAAATACTGTGACAAGAAATTTCGAGAGAAAGGAACTCTTGTTCGCCATATTCG TACCCATACAGGCGAGAGACCCTTTGGATGCAATATTTGCGGAAAATCTTATCGTTCAAG ATCCGCCTACGTCCTCCACTATAAGAGTAGACATGAAACGAAGGAAAATGAAATAGTAAAGGGACAGGTTGaaga TTTCAGCCTAAGGAAACGCGTCAAAATCGATTATCGCTGCGAGTACTGtggaaaagaattttgtcAGGGACGAATGTTGGCTTACGAAAAGCACCTTACCACTCACACTGGAATTCCTGCAGCTATTCGTTGCACACAGCCAGACTGTGAATTCACTTACTCGAATTTGATGCAGCTCAAG GAACACATGCTGTCACAACATCCCGAAAAAGCATACACTTGTGACGTTTGCAAGAAAATTTTTCTGACGAAGCAGATGCTGACGGATCATAAG TCTATGCATGACCCATCTCGAGGTTATCAGTGTTCTTATTGTCCTGTAAAGTTGACAGTTAAG GGAAGTCTGATTGCACACGAAAAGCGCCATACCCGTGAAACTCCGCACGAATGTACCTTTTGCGAAATGCGTTTCCATAGCACTTACTTGCTGCAGATTCACTTGCGCACTCATCAGCCTAGTCAGCTCAAAAGAAAGCGATATAGAAAACCGGTTGAAAAGTAA